A genomic segment from Streptosporangium roseum DSM 43021 encodes:
- a CDS encoding ABC transporter ATP-binding protein, with protein sequence MAVIEVTGLRKRYADLTVLDGVSFSVEEGEIFGILGPNGTGKTTAVECVEGLRRPDGGSIRVLGLDPVKDGRELREQIGVQLQHTQLPENIKVWEALDLYASFYAKPRDWRELLEEWGLAGKRDARFGKLSGGQKQRLFIALALVGDPRVAFLDELTTGLDPQARRTTWELIKRVRASGVTVVLVSHFMDEVEELCDRVAVFDRGRVVAIDTPAGLIDGIDAEHHMRFTLMSGDLVELGELPGVTGVSRDGNRVVVRGRGDFATAVTAQLARHHILVSDLRIDKRTLDDAFVALTGRSFDSTH encoded by the coding sequence ATGGCAGTCATCGAAGTCACCGGCCTCCGCAAGAGGTACGCGGATCTGACGGTTCTGGACGGGGTGTCGTTCTCCGTGGAGGAGGGCGAGATCTTCGGCATCCTCGGGCCCAACGGCACCGGCAAGACCACCGCCGTGGAGTGCGTGGAGGGGCTGCGGCGGCCCGACGGCGGGTCGATCAGGGTGCTGGGGCTCGACCCGGTCAAGGACGGGCGGGAGCTGCGCGAGCAGATCGGCGTGCAGCTCCAGCACACGCAGTTGCCGGAGAACATCAAGGTGTGGGAGGCGCTGGACCTCTACGCCTCCTTCTACGCCAAGCCGCGCGACTGGCGGGAGCTGCTGGAGGAGTGGGGACTGGCCGGCAAGCGCGACGCCCGCTTCGGGAAGCTGTCGGGTGGCCAGAAGCAGCGGCTGTTCATCGCCCTGGCGCTGGTCGGCGATCCGCGGGTGGCCTTCCTCGACGAGCTGACCACGGGGCTCGACCCGCAGGCCCGCCGTACCACCTGGGAGCTGATCAAGCGGGTCCGTGCGAGTGGCGTGACGGTGGTGCTGGTCAGCCATTTCATGGACGAGGTGGAGGAGCTCTGCGACAGGGTCGCCGTTTTCGACCGCGGCCGCGTCGTCGCGATCGACACCCCGGCCGGGCTGATCGACGGGATCGACGCCGAGCACCACATGAGGTTCACGCTGATGAGCGGCGACCTGGTCGAGCTGGGTGAGCTGCCCGGCGTGACCGGGGTGAGCAGGGACGGGAACCGGGTGGTCGTCAGGGGCCGGGGGGATTTCGCCACGGCTGTCACCGCTCAGCTCGCCCGGCATCACATCCTGGTCAGCGACCTGCGCATCGACAAGCGCACCCTCGACGACGCGTTCGTCGCCCTGACCGGCCGTTCGTTCGACTCCACCCACTGA
- a CDS encoding ABC transporter permease: MTKLAVVELKLLTREPGAMFSLLIPLFILVIFGSSIEPGDTVLLPMALAIAVGLVGLYMLPTTMATYRERGILRRLSTTPVRPASMLVVQLVLQFVLAMVACGLLLTVAGTVLGAQLPSRGLLIAVTFLLGTAGMFAIGLLIAALAPNGRAANGVGVLLYFPMAFLAGLIQPTDQMPVILAHVGKYTPLGAFRQSLQDVWAGGAPDPLLLVVMAAYALVISIAAARFFRWE, encoded by the coding sequence ATGACCAAGCTCGCCGTCGTCGAACTGAAGCTGCTGACCAGGGAGCCCGGGGCGATGTTCTCGCTTCTCATCCCGCTGTTCATTTTGGTGATCTTCGGAAGCTCGATCGAGCCGGGTGACACCGTGCTCCTGCCGATGGCGCTGGCGATCGCCGTGGGGCTCGTGGGGCTGTACATGCTGCCCACCACCATGGCCACCTATCGGGAGAGGGGCATCCTGCGCAGGCTCTCGACCACCCCGGTGCGTCCCGCGAGCATGCTGGTGGTGCAGCTGGTCCTGCAGTTCGTCCTCGCGATGGTCGCCTGCGGCCTGCTGCTGACTGTCGCGGGCACCGTACTGGGTGCTCAGCTGCCCTCCCGGGGGCTGCTGATCGCGGTGACCTTCCTGCTCGGCACGGCGGGGATGTTCGCCATCGGGCTGCTCATCGCGGCCCTGGCTCCGAACGGGCGGGCCGCCAACGGGGTGGGTGTCCTGCTGTACTTCCCGATGGCCTTCCTCGCCGGGCTGATCCAGCCCACGGATCAAATGCCCGTTATCTTGGCTCATGTTGGCAAATACACCCCTCTGGGCGCTTTCCGGCAGAGCCTGCAGGACGTCTGGGCGGGTGGTGCCCCCGATCCGCTGCTGCTGGTGGTGATGGCCGCGTACGCGCTGGTCATCAGCATCGCCGCGGCCAGGTTCTTCCGCTGGGAGTGA
- a CDS encoding sensor histidine kinase: protein MTGQLDRWERLLERQMAAAPYVLLVISMVLSLLIDGRSWLTVTLVAVAAAWIRLVPRGGLYVAGLVVLIGVLCTRGMWFASFFGFTGYLHSWQYLKGTWRFAGVTATAAISVAAYNGGLPDPTPSAIFTYLFFTAAIVAVVGVFSFVGEITTERSAERKRMVAQLEKAMRENAGLHAQLLVQAREAGVLDERQRMAAEIHDTLAQGLTGIITQLQAAQQAEDWRRHMDNAVRLARESLAEARRSVHAVGPGQLEAAPLPEALREVVARWSEFNGVRADFTTTGTVRPMHPEVEETLLRTAQEALANAAKHAGASRVGLTLSYMEDVVTLDVRDDGAGFDPERVRDGGGFGLTSMGKRVSRLAGTLEIESEPGGGTAVSASVPAVARG from the coding sequence ATGACCGGGCAGCTCGACCGGTGGGAGAGGCTTCTGGAGCGCCAGATGGCGGCTGCGCCGTACGTCTTGCTGGTGATCTCCATGGTGCTCTCCCTCCTCATCGACGGCCGCTCATGGCTGACGGTCACGCTGGTCGCGGTGGCCGCAGCCTGGATCCGGCTGGTGCCGCGAGGCGGGCTCTACGTGGCCGGGCTGGTGGTCCTGATCGGGGTGCTCTGCACGCGGGGGATGTGGTTCGCCAGTTTCTTCGGCTTCACCGGCTACCTTCACTCGTGGCAGTACCTGAAAGGGACGTGGCGGTTCGCCGGGGTCACCGCCACGGCGGCGATCAGCGTCGCGGCCTACAACGGCGGGCTGCCCGACCCCACCCCGTCCGCGATCTTCACCTATCTGTTCTTCACCGCCGCCATCGTGGCCGTGGTCGGCGTGTTCAGCTTCGTCGGCGAGATCACGACCGAGCGCAGCGCCGAGCGGAAGCGGATGGTGGCGCAGCTTGAGAAGGCGATGCGGGAGAACGCCGGTCTCCACGCTCAGCTGCTGGTACAGGCGCGGGAGGCGGGTGTGCTGGACGAGCGGCAGCGCATGGCGGCCGAGATCCACGACACCCTCGCCCAGGGCCTGACCGGCATCATCACCCAGCTCCAGGCGGCACAGCAGGCCGAGGACTGGCGGCGCCACATGGACAATGCCGTACGGCTGGCACGGGAGAGCCTCGCCGAAGCCCGCCGCTCCGTCCACGCGGTCGGACCCGGCCAGCTGGAGGCGGCGCCGCTGCCCGAGGCGCTGCGGGAGGTCGTGGCCCGGTGGAGCGAGTTCAACGGGGTGCGTGCCGACTTCACCACGACTGGTACGGTCCGTCCCATGCATCCGGAGGTGGAGGAGACCTTGCTCCGCACAGCGCAGGAGGCCCTGGCCAACGCGGCCAAGCACGCGGGCGCGTCCCGAGTCGGGCTGACCCTCTCCTACATGGAGGACGTGGTCACCCTGGACGTGCGCGACGACGGTGCCGGATTCGATCCCGAGCGCGTCCGAGACGGCGGCGGCTTCGGCCTGACGTCGATGGGCAAGCGCGTCAGCCGTCTGGCGGGCACCCTGGAGATCGAGTCGGAACCCGGCGGCGGCACCGCGGTCTCCGCCAGCGTTCCGGCGGTGGCACGTGGCTGA
- a CDS encoding response regulator, giving the protein MAEAPIRLLIADDHPIVRDGIRGMFAGDPGFEVLAEAGDGAQAVELARALNPDVILMDLRMPKMDGVMAIKELARLGVAARVLVLTTYDTDKDVLPAVEAGATGYLLKDTQRDDLIRAVRTAARGEAVLSPSVATRLLGQVRAPADPLSARELEVLELIAQGTTNREVAARLFISEATVKSHLLHIYTKLGVNDRAAAVAVAFRRGLLDLGNDG; this is encoded by the coding sequence GTGGCTGAGGCCCCGATCCGGCTGCTGATCGCCGACGATCATCCCATCGTCCGCGACGGCATCCGCGGCATGTTCGCCGGTGACCCGGGCTTCGAGGTGCTGGCCGAGGCCGGGGACGGCGCGCAGGCCGTCGAGCTCGCACGGGCACTGAACCCGGACGTGATCCTCATGGACCTCCGCATGCCGAAGATGGACGGCGTCATGGCCATCAAGGAACTCGCCAGGCTCGGGGTCGCGGCACGCGTGCTCGTCCTGACCACCTACGACACCGACAAGGACGTCCTGCCCGCCGTCGAGGCCGGGGCCACCGGCTACCTCCTCAAGGACACCCAGCGCGACGATCTCATCCGGGCCGTCCGTACGGCGGCGCGGGGCGAAGCCGTGCTCTCCCCGTCGGTCGCCACCCGCCTCCTCGGGCAGGTGCGCGCTCCCGCCGACCCGCTGAGCGCGCGGGAACTGGAGGTCCTGGAACTCATCGCTCAGGGCACCACCAACCGCGAAGTGGCCGCGCGCCTGTTCATCAGCGAGGCCACGGTCAAGAGCCACCTGCTGCACATCTACACGAAACTCGGCGTCAACGACCGCGCGGCGGCCGTCGCCGTCGCCTTCCGGCGCGGGCTGCTCGATCTGGGGAACGACGGCTGA
- a CDS encoding YiaA/YiaB family inner membrane protein, which translates to MSKPLQPVMTAAYYAQSVISFGVALGSVALGIVFLPIDPWLRAFLAVAVLYTVTSAFGLAKCVRDRQEVVSVSSRVDQARLDKLLSEHDPYKVDGL; encoded by the coding sequence ATGAGCAAACCACTCCAGCCCGTCATGACCGCCGCCTATTACGCGCAGTCCGTCATCTCCTTCGGCGTGGCGCTCGGCAGCGTGGCGCTCGGCATCGTCTTCCTGCCGATCGACCCCTGGCTCCGCGCGTTCCTCGCGGTCGCCGTGCTGTACACGGTGACGTCGGCCTTCGGCCTGGCCAAGTGCGTGCGCGACCGGCAGGAAGTCGTCAGCGTGTCGAGCCGCGTCGACCAGGCGCGCCTCGACAAACTGCTCTCCGAGCACGACCCCTACAAGGTCGACGGTCTCTGA
- a CDS encoding response regulator, which produces MTSALRVMVVDDHPMWRDAVARDLENAMYEVVAAVGEGRQALRVAAAVRPDVVILDLRLPDLPGVEVARGLAASSHPPRVLVLSASGEHEDVLEAVKAGASGYLVKSASREEFLDAVRRTAEGEPVFTPGLAGLVLGEYRRLATQRPADDGPRLTDRETEVLRLVAKGLSYRQVAERLVLSHRTVQNHVQNTLNKLQLHNRAELVRYAIERGLDEA; this is translated from the coding sequence ATGACCAGCGCTCTGCGGGTGATGGTGGTGGACGACCACCCGATGTGGCGGGACGCGGTCGCCCGCGACCTGGAGAACGCCATGTACGAGGTGGTGGCGGCCGTGGGCGAGGGCCGCCAGGCGCTCCGCGTCGCCGCCGCCGTACGCCCCGATGTGGTCATCCTCGACCTGCGGCTACCCGACCTGCCCGGCGTGGAGGTGGCCAGAGGGCTGGCCGCGTCCTCCCATCCGCCCCGCGTGCTGGTGCTGTCGGCGAGCGGCGAGCACGAGGACGTGCTCGAGGCGGTCAAGGCCGGGGCCTCCGGCTACCTGGTCAAGTCGGCGAGCCGGGAGGAGTTCCTCGACGCCGTCCGGCGCACGGCCGAAGGGGAACCGGTCTTCACCCCCGGCCTGGCCGGACTGGTGCTCGGCGAGTACCGCCGCCTCGCCACGCAGAGACCTGCCGACGACGGGCCGCGCCTCACCGACCGGGAGACCGAGGTGCTGCGCCTCGTCGCCAAGGGACTGTCCTACAGACAGGTCGCCGAACGGCTGGTGCTCAGCCACCGGACCGTGCAGAACCACGTGCAGAACACCTTGAACAAGCTCCAGCTCCACAACCGGGCCGAGCTCGTCCGTTACGCGATCGAGCGAGGACTCGACGAGGCGTAG
- the macS gene encoding MacS family sensor histidine kinase, translating to MGIEGSFWRAIAVYRIASLGYAALLLAGAGGYQRPVAGWLVLGVMTVWTAATTVAYSTARSRPLLVLDVLVTLGCMLASPYVQGPDAGPAGVMPVTATWIGGPVLAWAVYGGRRAGGVAAVVLSLGDLWLRGLHGFDLSVPVNGVVLLILAGTVVGHVARLTGQAEERLQRAVEIEAAGRERERLARGIHDSVLQVLALVQRRGLEIGGEAAELGRLAGEQEAALREMIRSGPAMAEQDGAGLVDVGARLRRYTTATVTVSTPATPLPLPAGQAHEVVAAVGAALDNVRRHCGEDARAWVFAENDDVSMTVTVRDEGPGIPAGRLPEAEAEGRLGIAQSIRGRIAGLGGTAGFTSVPGQGTEVELIIPVPARPAAHEQARTA from the coding sequence ATGGGGATCGAGGGGTCGTTCTGGCGTGCCATCGCGGTCTACCGCATCGCCTCCCTGGGCTACGCCGCACTGTTGCTGGCAGGCGCCGGCGGCTACCAGCGCCCCGTCGCGGGCTGGCTCGTCCTCGGCGTGATGACGGTCTGGACCGCGGCCACCACCGTCGCGTACTCGACCGCGAGAAGCCGCCCTCTGCTGGTCCTGGACGTTCTTGTCACTCTCGGCTGCATGCTGGCTTCGCCGTACGTCCAGGGACCTGATGCCGGGCCGGCAGGCGTGATGCCGGTCACGGCGACCTGGATCGGGGGGCCTGTCCTCGCCTGGGCCGTGTACGGCGGGCGGCGGGCGGGCGGGGTCGCAGCGGTCGTGCTGTCGCTCGGCGACCTGTGGCTGCGCGGTCTGCATGGATTCGATCTCTCCGTCCCCGTCAACGGAGTCGTGCTGCTGATCCTCGCCGGAACCGTCGTCGGCCACGTGGCCCGGCTCACCGGACAGGCGGAGGAACGACTGCAACGGGCCGTCGAGATAGAGGCGGCCGGCCGGGAACGCGAGCGGCTCGCTCGCGGCATCCACGACTCCGTTCTTCAGGTGCTGGCGCTGGTGCAGCGCCGCGGGCTGGAGATCGGCGGGGAGGCCGCCGAACTGGGGCGGCTCGCCGGAGAGCAGGAAGCGGCACTGCGCGAGATGATCCGTAGCGGGCCGGCCATGGCGGAGCAGGACGGCGCAGGCCTCGTCGATGTGGGGGCCCGTCTACGCCGGTACACCACGGCGACGGTGACCGTGTCGACACCCGCGACCCCTCTGCCGCTCCCCGCCGGTCAGGCTCACGAGGTCGTCGCGGCCGTGGGCGCGGCGCTCGACAACGTCCGGCGGCACTGCGGCGAAGACGCGAGGGCCTGGGTCTTCGCCGAGAACGACGACGTCTCCATGACCGTCACGGTGCGCGACGAGGGTCCGGGCATCCCCGCGGGACGCCTTCCGGAGGCGGAGGCGGAGGGCAGGCTCGGCATCGCGCAGTCCATCCGGGGCCGGATCGCCGGCCTTGGCGGCACCGCCGGCTTCACATCCGTGCCCGGCCAGGGAACCGAGGTCGAGCTGATCATCCCCGTCCCCGCACGGCCCGCTGCCCACGAGCAGGCCCGTACCGCCTAG
- a CDS encoding SigE family RNA polymerase sigma factor yields MEADPRFAEFVAERGDALLRYGYVLAGNPHDAADLVQEALLKLRAAWPRLLAKENPESYVRTIMARLHTATWRLRRRELLSWELPEHGYHDALPSGDEQAMWEALAGLPRKQRVVVVLRYYEGFSDAEIAATLGISRGTVRSQASRALDKLRSAVPAGSHGISEGVRSEHGGRR; encoded by the coding sequence TTGGAAGCAGATCCGCGGTTCGCGGAGTTCGTCGCCGAGCGAGGTGATGCGCTGCTGCGATACGGCTACGTGCTGGCCGGAAACCCGCATGACGCTGCGGACTTGGTGCAGGAGGCGCTGCTGAAGCTCCGCGCCGCCTGGCCGAGGCTCCTGGCCAAAGAGAATCCCGAAAGCTACGTGCGGACCATCATGGCCAGGCTGCACACGGCCACCTGGCGGTTGCGGCGTCGCGAGCTGCTCAGCTGGGAGTTGCCCGAACACGGCTACCACGACGCGCTGCCCAGCGGTGACGAGCAGGCGATGTGGGAGGCGCTGGCCGGGCTGCCGCGCAAGCAGCGGGTGGTGGTGGTGTTGCGGTACTACGAAGGGTTCAGCGACGCGGAGATCGCGGCGACCCTGGGGATCTCCCGGGGAACCGTGCGGAGCCAGGCGTCACGGGCGCTCGACAAGCTTCGCTCCGCCGTACCGGCGGGCAGTCACGGCATTTCTGAAGGTGTCAGGTCGGAGCACGGGGGGCGGCGATGA
- a CDS encoding TolB family protein, which translates to MSDFEDALRRSLGHAAERAPRLPGAAAGQLEIGYRRRRRRFQALLAAAAVVVVAGGAGVGLRAGGGGAAPPAVNPSDVPSVVVTLPEAAPEPIEKVWPQAVWKMPAKGADGRELQPVALIDDRTLLVKAWRTFDRTEVVYAYDLAGRNLRKIADVPAPKGTVRFASDFSFGDGQVAWWTTTKGVTHIWAAPLDGGEARLVADRKTEGDDVSPLDGLGVADGNVVFSLSAGGVFSVPLAGGPVTPVQAGAGLHLLSWPWAGSPGTGGPPGRPPFSKLVNLETGQTSTAAVHQGEQVYACGVRSCTGMTADGRAFTRLRDGSQQKDIPVGYLIPEPPTQSRFHVRNLKSDGPGLGLYDLTTGTFADLGIREEAATRGEVPVADRAGRLMTYRLKNDRYVIDLSRIP; encoded by the coding sequence ATGAGCGATTTCGAGGACGCGTTGCGCAGGTCCTTGGGGCACGCGGCGGAACGGGCGCCTCGGCTGCCCGGCGCGGCGGCGGGGCAACTGGAGATCGGTTACCGGCGGCGCAGGCGGCGCTTCCAGGCGCTGCTCGCGGCGGCGGCCGTGGTAGTGGTCGCGGGAGGGGCCGGGGTGGGTCTGCGTGCGGGTGGTGGGGGGGCGGCGCCGCCGGCCGTCAACCCGTCCGACGTCCCTTCCGTGGTGGTCACCCTCCCGGAGGCCGCGCCCGAGCCGATCGAGAAGGTGTGGCCACAGGCCGTGTGGAAGATGCCCGCGAAGGGGGCGGACGGCCGGGAGCTGCAGCCGGTCGCGCTGATCGACGACCGGACGCTGCTGGTCAAGGCCTGGCGCACCTTCGACAGGACCGAGGTGGTCTACGCCTACGATCTGGCCGGCCGGAACCTGCGGAAGATCGCGGACGTGCCGGCGCCGAAGGGGACCGTGCGGTTCGCCTCGGACTTCAGCTTCGGCGACGGGCAGGTGGCCTGGTGGACCACCACGAAGGGCGTCACGCACATCTGGGCCGCCCCGCTGGACGGCGGAGAGGCTCGGCTGGTGGCCGACCGGAAAACCGAGGGCGACGACGTCTCCCCTCTCGACGGCCTCGGCGTGGCGGACGGCAATGTCGTGTTCTCCCTGTCGGCGGGCGGGGTGTTCAGCGTTCCGCTGGCCGGGGGGCCGGTGACGCCGGTCCAGGCAGGTGCCGGTCTGCACCTGCTGTCCTGGCCGTGGGCCGGTTCGCCGGGCACCGGCGGCCCGCCCGGCCGGCCGCCCTTCAGCAAGCTGGTCAACCTGGAGACCGGGCAGACCAGTACGGCCGCCGTCCACCAGGGCGAGCAGGTGTACGCCTGCGGCGTGCGGTCCTGTACGGGGATGACGGCCGACGGCAGAGCCTTCACCCGGCTGCGTGACGGCTCACAGCAGAAGGACATTCCCGTCGGCTACCTGATCCCGGAACCACCGACGCAGAGCCGTTTCCACGTGCGCAACCTCAAGAGCGACGGTCCGGGGCTCGGGCTCTACGACCTGACCACCGGTACCTTCGCCGACCTGGGCATCCGGGAGGAGGCGGCGACCCGCGGCGAGGTTCCCGTCGCGGACCGAGCCGGCCGGCTCATGACCTACCGGCTCAAGAACGATCGCTACGTGATCGACCTGTCCAGGATCCCGTAG
- a CDS encoding lytic polysaccharide monooxygenase, giving the protein MRKLITVLAATIIAVASVVVVASPALAHGYITSPPSRQALCAQGKVANCGQIIWEPASVEGPKGQRNCSGGDARWAPLDDDSKAWPVTNVGDSVTFNWRIEARHATSTWEYFVGGTRIAVFDDRGKLPGATVSHAVNLGGRTGRLKVLAIWNIADTAMAFYNCVDVKVGGGPDPTPTPTPTPTPTPTPTVSPTPTPTASPTQGPAGPWTAGTAYAAGAQAIYNGVTYQCLQQHTALPGWEPPYVPALWRRQ; this is encoded by the coding sequence ATGCGCAAATTGATCACAGTCTTAGCGGCGACGATCATCGCGGTCGCGTCCGTGGTGGTCGTCGCCTCACCCGCCCTGGCACACGGTTACATCACCTCCCCTCCGAGCAGGCAGGCCCTCTGCGCCCAGGGGAAGGTCGCCAACTGCGGCCAGATCATCTGGGAGCCGGCCAGCGTCGAGGGCCCCAAGGGGCAGCGGAACTGCAGCGGCGGCGATGCTCGCTGGGCCCCGCTCGACGACGACAGCAAGGCGTGGCCGGTCACCAACGTCGGTGACTCGGTCACCTTCAACTGGCGGATCGAGGCCCGTCACGCCACCAGCACGTGGGAGTACTTCGTCGGCGGCACCCGCATCGCGGTGTTCGACGACCGAGGCAAGCTGCCGGGCGCCACGGTCTCGCACGCGGTGAACCTGGGAGGCCGGACCGGCCGCCTCAAGGTGCTCGCCATCTGGAACATCGCCGACACCGCGATGGCCTTCTACAACTGCGTCGACGTCAAGGTCGGCGGCGGCCCGGACCCGACCCCGACTCCCACGCCGACCCCGACCCCCACGCCGACTCCCACCGTCTCGCCCACGCCGACTCCCACCGCTTCGCCCACTCAGGGACCCGCCGGCCCCTGGACCGCGGGCACCGCCTACGCGGCCGGTGCTCAGGCGATCTACAACGGCGTCACCTACCAGTGCCTCCAGCAGCACACCGCACTGCCCGGCTGGGAGCCGCCCTACGTCCCGGCCCTCTGGCGGCGCCAGTGA
- a CDS encoding DUF4267 domain-containing protein, giving the protein MLSPIAYGLAILLNLFIIFIGLRFLLVPHAAAAGYGVPAKKDGDAAYLAIKGLRDFSYGVVGLALLAFVGPQAEAWYMLAVALVPLGDTVIVLRHGGTKATAFGIHFATAVIVLINAALLFAV; this is encoded by the coding sequence ATGCTCTCCCCCATTGCCTACGGACTGGCCATCCTGCTCAACCTCTTCATCATCTTCATCGGCCTCCGGTTCCTCCTGGTGCCCCACGCCGCGGCCGCCGGCTACGGCGTCCCCGCCAAGAAGGACGGGGACGCCGCCTATCTGGCCATCAAGGGTCTGCGCGACTTCAGCTACGGCGTCGTCGGCCTCGCCCTCCTCGCCTTCGTGGGCCCCCAGGCCGAGGCCTGGTACATGCTGGCCGTCGCCCTCGTCCCCCTCGGCGACACCGTCATCGTCCTGCGCCACGGCGGCACCAAGGCGACCGCCTTCGGCATCCACTTCGCCACCGCCGTGATCGTGCTCATCAATGCCGCCCTCCTGTTCGCCGTCTGA
- a CDS encoding TerC/Alx family metal homeostasis membrane protein: MPTEATLSMANLETIGSPKLWTITVAGLLLLLAVDFMLTRRPHDVRMREAVGWSIFYLALPLIFGAYLWGAFGTGVAVEFFTGYVVEKSLSVDNLFVFMLLLAAFAVPTALAQRVLLYGIIGALVLRAIFIALGAAVLQSGTWAFLLFGGILIVTAGKILKDALSGEEQKVDISSMRTIRLLRRFIPVTEDYRGSHLVVREGGRRALTPLALATVAVFATDIVFAVDSVPAVYGVTEDPFLVFATNAFALLGLRALYFVLQGVLAKLRHLNHGLGIILAFIGIKLVLHWAHGIWTWVPEIPTLLSLGVIIVVLATVTITSVYANRRDAEPASSPTER; encoded by the coding sequence ATGCCCACTGAGGCAACCCTGTCGATGGCCAATCTTGAAACGATCGGTTCACCGAAACTGTGGACGATCACCGTGGCCGGCCTGCTGCTGCTGCTGGCCGTGGACTTCATGCTGACGCGGCGCCCGCACGATGTGCGGATGCGCGAGGCGGTGGGCTGGTCGATCTTCTACCTGGCACTTCCCCTGATCTTCGGCGCCTACCTGTGGGGGGCCTTCGGGACCGGCGTGGCAGTGGAGTTCTTCACCGGCTACGTGGTGGAGAAGTCGCTGTCGGTGGACAACCTGTTCGTGTTCATGCTCCTGCTGGCCGCCTTCGCAGTCCCGACCGCGCTGGCCCAGCGGGTCCTGCTGTACGGCATCATCGGGGCACTGGTGCTGCGCGCGATCTTCATCGCGCTGGGGGCGGCCGTCCTGCAGAGCGGGACCTGGGCGTTCCTGCTGTTCGGCGGGATACTGATCGTCACCGCTGGGAAGATCCTCAAGGACGCGCTGAGCGGGGAGGAGCAGAAGGTCGACATCTCCTCCATGCGCACGATCCGCCTGCTGCGGCGTTTCATACCGGTCACCGAGGACTACCGCGGCTCCCACCTGGTCGTTCGCGAGGGCGGCCGCCGCGCCCTGACCCCGCTGGCGCTGGCCACCGTGGCCGTCTTCGCCACCGACATCGTCTTCGCCGTCGACTCGGTGCCCGCGGTGTACGGCGTGACGGAAGACCCCTTCCTCGTCTTCGCCACCAACGCCTTCGCGCTGCTGGGCCTGCGGGCGCTCTACTTCGTGCTCCAGGGCGTCCTGGCGAAGCTGCGGCACCTGAACCACGGACTCGGCATCATCCTGGCCTTCATCGGGATCAAGCTCGTCCTGCACTGGGCGCACGGCATCTGGACCTGGGTCCCGGAGATTCCCACCCTGCTCTCGCTGGGGGTCATCATCGTGGTCCTGGCCACCGTCACGATCACGAGCGTGTACGCCAACCGCCGCGACGCGGAGCCCGCCTCCTCACCCACCGAACGCTGA
- a CDS encoding DUF6745 domain-containing protein, producing the protein MSVLVQREAAEIREEWLGRALSTLPADRPAAEAAISGLYRLIGLPPPRFHWVSSPVAALATVPPGVRLASSEAGDRISEWALPPRFSSLMRELCRELDAQVRWVHQPMDQMIRQVVRGSLSQSTTGSLLIPLRAAHDSRHRPGDAWYGTQCVSWVAHYDALRRVAGVVFTPEQTRRFELWAAAARSCGSWWPHDGVCVLSERPVAMHTEVWGDDGEVRLHRADGPAVRYTDGWEAYAWHGTRVPSWVITDPSVPRIAGEANVEVRRCAIEHIGWASYIDRAGLRLVAAAPDPGNPGSELRLFDMRGETRVLLAVNGSVERDGRRRQYGLTVPGSLDDPIAAAGWTYGLSAEQYSLLVRRT; encoded by the coding sequence GTGAGCGTTCTTGTGCAGCGGGAAGCTGCTGAAATCCGCGAAGAATGGCTGGGCCGTGCGTTGTCGACGCTGCCCGCCGACCGTCCGGCCGCAGAGGCCGCCATCTCCGGGCTGTACCGCCTGATCGGGCTCCCCCCACCGCGTTTCCACTGGGTCTCCTCGCCGGTCGCGGCCCTGGCGACCGTCCCGCCGGGGGTGCGTCTGGCCTCTTCGGAGGCCGGCGACCGCATCTCCGAATGGGCTCTGCCACCTCGGTTCTCCTCGCTCATGAGGGAGCTGTGCCGCGAGCTCGACGCCCAGGTCAGATGGGTCCATCAGCCGATGGACCAGATGATTCGCCAGGTGGTCCGCGGCTCGCTCTCGCAATCCACCACCGGTTCGCTCCTCATACCGCTCCGGGCGGCGCACGACTCGCGGCACCGCCCGGGAGACGCCTGGTACGGGACGCAGTGCGTCTCCTGGGTCGCCCATTACGACGCCCTCCGCCGAGTGGCCGGCGTGGTCTTCACCCCCGAGCAGACCCGGCGGTTCGAGCTGTGGGCGGCAGCGGCCCGGTCGTGCGGCTCGTGGTGGCCTCACGACGGCGTGTGCGTCCTGTCCGAGCGGCCCGTCGCCATGCACACGGAGGTGTGGGGCGACGACGGCGAGGTACGGCTGCACCGTGCGGACGGTCCGGCGGTGCGCTACACGGACGGGTGGGAGGCGTACGCCTGGCACGGGACGCGGGTGCCCTCCTGGGTGATCACGGATCCGAGCGTTCCGCGGATCGCGGGGGAGGCCAACGTCGAGGTCAGGCGGTGCGCGATCGAGCACATCGGCTGGGCGTCCTACATCGACCGGGCCGGGCTGCGGCTGGTCGCCGCCGCGCCGGACCCCGGCAACCCCGGCTCGGAGCTGCGGCTCTTCGACATGCGCGGGGAGACCAGAGTGCTCCTCGCGGTCAACGGGTCCGTCGAACGCGACGGGCGCCGCCGTCAGTACGGCCTGACCGTGCCGGGCTCCCTCGACGATCCGATCGCCGCCGCCGGCTGGACCTACGGGCTGTCCGCCGAGCAGTACTCCCTTCTCGTCCGCCGAACCTGA